The Dyadobacter sp. 676 DNA window GCTCGATGTGGCCGATCAGCATTTCCCGGAGCGAATCCAGCAGTTTTTTATAGAGGTCCCGAACCTTCGGGTCGCGGAAGGCCATGGCGTAGCAGCCGTAGAAGAGCCCGTCGTCGAACAGGGTATTCCATTTTTTGGAAAAAATATTGCCGAGGATTTCCAGCAATGCTTTTCTGGAATCTTTCGCATTGGTCGCGCTTACCTTATAAATGAGCTTGTATTTGTCGAGAATGTAATCCACCAGCCCGTATACCAGGTCCTCGCGCGTCTGGAAATAATGGATAATGAGGCTGGGATTGATCTCCATCTTCGCGGCGATTTTGGCGATGGAGGTATTTTCCAGGCCGTTTTTCCTGGCCAAGCTGTAAAACACTTTAATGATTTCCTTCTTGCGGGCTTCTTTCAAGCTCTTTCTTCCCATCGGCGGTTCGGATGTAACGGACTGGCAATATAAGGATTTTTACGGAAACCGGAAGTTAGCCAATCGTTTGAAAATTAATTGAACATTCATTCAATTTATAATCATAATCAGGTAACTATTTTTTAATATTAGCGTAACTTTTGATTAGGACATTTGCAATCGATTAGGACATTTGCATTCCAGAAATGCCCCGAAAGTGGCTAACCTTTAACTTTTGCTTATGATGAAAAGTGTACCCAGACCTTACAACGCAAGGCTGCCGCGAAGCCTGCAGATGGTTGTGATTTTTGCGCTTTGCTGCGTGGCACCGGCTTTCGCGCAAACGACGCTCAATGTCGGCGGCGACGGCAAAGTATCCGGAAGCGTGACGGACGGAAAGGACCTGCTGCCGGGTGTAAATGTGGTGATCAAAGGAACCCGGACAGGGACAATTACCGACCAGAAAGGACAGTATTACCTCGATGGTGTTTCCCCCACCGACGTTCTGGTGTTCTCCTACATTGGTTACAAAACCCAGGAAGAGCTCGTAAAAGGCCGGAACGAGATTTTCGTAACGATGCAGGCCGACCCCGGTAATCTCGAAGAAGTGGTCGTGATCGGCTACGGAACGGAAAAAAAGGTGAATATCACCGGGGCGGTGGACCAGATTTCGGGTAAGCAGTTCGAGGCGCGGCCGGTGGCGAATGTCATGCAAGGCTTGCAAGGAGTGAGCCCGGGATTGAACATTACTTACCAGAGCGGTACCCCCGGAACCGTTCCGAACTTCAACATCCGCGGTTTTACCTCCATCAACGGCGGTGAGCCGCTGTTTGTGATCGACGGCATCGCCGCCGCCAACAGCAGCGACCTGCTTCGCCTGAACCCCTCCGATATCGCCAGCTTCTCGGTACTGCGCGATGCGGCTTCGGCAGCTATTTACGGCGCCAGGGCGGCATTTGGCGTAGTACTGATCACCACCAAGCAGGGTGGAAGAGGTAAGCAGTCCATTACCTACAACAACTTTTTCTCCTGGGGCCAGCCGACGGTGCTGCCCAAGCCGGTGACCGATCCCTACATTTTTTCGCGCGTACTGGAAACGTCCACCGACAATACGCCGTGGGACTATGTCAACTATTCCGATGAGTACTATGCCTGGGCCAAGGAACGTTCGGACAACCCGGCCACGCCCGATACGCGTATAGACCCCTCCGACCCTACGAAATGGGCCTATATGGGCAGCAACAACTGGTACGATTACTTTTTCAACAAAAGGAGTTTCTCACAAAACCACAGTCTGGCATTTACCGGCAGCGCCAAAACTGCCAACGACCGAATAGTAGGTTATTATATCTCTGCCGACTACAACCGCGAAGGAGGGCTGAACAAACTGACCGACGACTACTGGAACCGCTATTCGTCCCGGGCCAGGCTGGATTTCACGCCTTTGAAATGGCTGAAACTCGATAATAATCTGTCTGTTTACCGCACCGAGCGCGCCGTACCGACTGCCGACATCACCGATATTTACTACCTGCAACCGACACAAGTCGCCTCGAATCCCGACGGAACCTGGGCCAACACGGCGGCGGGCCGCCTTGCGGCGAGACTGAACGATGGTGGCAACAAGAAGCAGGACATGTTCGGGTTCCAGGATATTCTCCGTGGCATCGTGACGACCCTGAACGGCGATTTGCAGGTAACCGGTTCGGCGAGCTTCAAGCGCGAGCAATGGAACACCAAGCAGGATGTGAGCAACTACCGCATCGGGTACGGCCCGAACGACATCCGTACCGAGGGCGGAACCGGCGGTGTGTATGAAACCAATGCCACGCTGGCCAACAATGTACTCGATTTGTTTGCCAATTATACCAAAACGTTGGGTATTCACCGTATTAACCTGGTTGCGGGGTATAACCAGGAAAGTTATAGTTTCACCACCACCAAGGCGCAGAAGACGGTCCTGATCTCGCCTTCCTTGCCCTACCTTAACCTGACCAGCGGTATCGCCCAGGCATTTGGCGCAGACACCAGCTACGCTACCCGTAGTGTCTTTGGCCGGATTAATTATACGCTCAACGAACGTTATATCATCGAAGCGAATGGCCGTTATGACGGCTCTTCCCGTTTCCCGAAAGCGAACAGGTGGGGATTCTTTCCGTCGGTATCGGCGGCATGGATCGCGAGCTCGGAGTCGTTCGTGAAGGAGGCGTTACCTTTTATCCCCACACTTAAACTCCGCGCTTCGTACGGAGACCTGGGTAACCAGAACGTGGGATATTACAGTTTTCGGCAAGCTTTACCGACCGGCCTGTCCAGCTACCTGATCGACGGCAACAAGCAAACGGTGATCGCCGGGTCGCCGTCACTGTATGTCGATCCGGCCAACTACACCTGGGAACGGGTTTCTACGCTGAACTTCGGCGCGGACCTCGGGGTGCTGAAAGACCGGCTGACGTTTGGTTTCGACTATTATATCCGCGATACCAAAGGTATGCTGACGGAGGGTGAGGAGTTACCCGGCGTGCTGGGCACGACGGTCCCTTACCAGAACGTGGCCGACCTGCGTACGAAGGGTCTGGAATTGACCATCGGCTATAACGATTCATACAACGTGGGCGGCAAACCACTTTCGCTCGGCGCGAAACTGATCCTCTCCGACTCACGTTCCAAAATAACCCGTTTTAAAAACGACCAGGAGCTTTTCACCAAATACCGGAAAGGGCAGGAAATAGGGGAGATATGGGGCCTTACGAACGACGGCCTTTTCAAGAATGCCGACGAGATCGCCAAACTCGACGAGAGCGACATCGTTCCCTGGGGAGCGCTGTCGATTGTTCCCGGGTGGCCCAAATACAAGGACCTCGACGGCGATGGCCGCATTACGCAGGGACTCACCCAAAAAGACCCGAAAGACCTTTCCATTATCGGGAATACCACCCCGCGCTACCGCATCGGTTTCAACCTCAATGCCGACTGGAATGGTTTCGATTTCTCGGCCGTGCTTCAAGGTGTGCTGAAAGGCGACTATTACCCGCGCCATTACCTGTATTGGGGGCCATACCAGCAACCATATGCCAATGTATACCCCTGGAACCTCGATTACTACCGCGGCCAGGCCGATTCCGACCAGCAGCGCGCGAAGCATTCGCAATCGTACATCGCGGCCGGTCTTGCCGATGCCAATACCGATGCGAATTTCCCGGTGCTGCAATCGTGGCTGGCCGACAACAATTACGGCTCGGGCCTCGACATCGCCCAGACGAAATACTTGCTGAGCGCCGCTTATCTGCGGATCAAGAACGTGACGATCGGCTATTCGCTGCCGTCATCGGTTTTGCAAAAGCACAAAATCGGGCGGGTACGCATATTTGCGAGCGGGGAAAACCTTTTCGAATTCTCACAACTCAAAAAATACTTCGATCCCGAGGTGATCAGCAGTAGCAGCACCTTCAATACCTCGAACGGCTTCTCATACCCGTTCCAGCGCAAATTTGCGTTCGGTGTCAATGTCGAATTTTGATTTAACCCCATCAGCCTGAAATGAAAAAGCACATATTATTACTGGCGTTGCTAACCGGCGTGACGGCGTGCAACGACGATTTCCTCGAAAAGCTTCCGCAAACTTCGATCTCGCCAGAAGCATTCTTTAATACCGAAGGGGACCTTGCGTTGTACGTCAACGGCCTCCTGAGCATGCCGGATATGTACGATACCTATCTCAACGACCAGAGCACCGACAATGCCGCTACGACCGGGGCGGTGGAAATGAAGGTGGTTATGACCGGCTCGCCAAGCTCGCAGACCATTACCGGCGGCTGGGACTGGAGCCGTTTACGGAATATCAACTACTTTCTGGACAATTATAACAAAGCCACTGCTACCCCCGACGTGAAGGCGCATTATGCAGGCATTGCCCGCTATTACCGTGCGCAATTTTACCTCGAAAAAATAAGCCGCTACTCCGACGTCCCATGGTTTTCCAAGACGATAAACCCGGGGGACAAAGAACTCTATAAAACACAGGACCCGCGCGCGACCGTGATGGATAGTGTCATGGCCGACCTGGCTTTTGCGGCCGCTAACGTGAGGGAACCGGTGCCGGCGGGTACACCGGGCAAATGGGCGGTAATGACCCAGTATGCCCGTACGGCGTTGTATGAAGGAACTTTCCGGAAATATCATCCCGAGCTGAATCTTCAAGCGACGGCCAACAAATTCCTCGAAACGGCAGCCGCTGTTTCCGCGGAGATTATGGCATCGAAGAAGTTTTCGATCTACACTACCGGCAAACCGGACGCCGACTACTTTGCGTTGTTCGGCAGCCAGGACCTGACCAACAACCCCGAAATGATCCTGTTCAATGCATTCGACCAAACGAAGGATCGTGGCCAGAATGTGAATAGCGCCGTATTTGGCGATTACGAGCAGGCACCTTCGCGCGACCTCGTGCAGACTTACCTGATGAAAGACGGTTCCCGTTTCACGGATATTCAGGGTTATCAGCAGTTCGGTTTTGTCAAGGAATTCCAGAGCCGGGACCCACGCCTCGCGCAGACCCTCGTGTATCCGGGCTGGGTGCGCGCAGGCGATCCTGTGCCTTACATTCTTCGCCTGAACAAGAACTTTACAGGGTATCATCAACTGAAGGGTTACGTGAACTCCACTGACAATGCGGTCCTGAACAGCGTGGATGTGCCGGTGTACCGGTACGCCGAGGTGCTTTTGGTCAATGCCGAAGCCAAAGCCGAACTGGGGACGCTCACGCAGGACGACCTCGACAAAACGGTGAATCTGCTCCGCAGGAGGGTCGGGATGCCGGATCTGAAACTGGCGGCCGCAAATGGCAGCCCCGACCCCGTTATGGCGCAGAAATATCCGAACGTGACCGGTGCCAACCGTGGGGTGATTTTCGAGATCCGTCGGGAGAGAAGGGTGGAGTTTGCATTTGAAAACCAGCGGTTTAATGACGTAATGCGCTGGCAGGCAGGTAAATTGCTGACGGTGATCCCGGAAGGCCTGTATTTCCAGGGCCTCGGCAAATATGACCTGACCGGCGACGGCGTGGAGGACATTATCCTGATCGATAAATCCAAAACGATTCCCGACGAAAAGGACAAGGAAAAGAATAAGTTGGGCGTGCCGCTCGTATACTATCGTGCGGGAGCCATCGGAGAGGACGTGACGGTATATCTCAAAAACGGCAATGCGGGCGGTACCATGGTTACCGAAACCGCCGCGCGCAAATTCGAAGACCCGAAATATTATTACCGGCCCATCCCGCAAAAAGAAATGCTGCTGAATCCCAAATTGAAGCAGGTTTTCGGTTGGAATTGATTGCCCGTTAGTTCCGGTAGATTGACCGTGTGATGGAGGCCTGAATAGCAGGTCTCCATTTTTTTATTCAAAAACGGCCTCTAATTTTACTATTATTTGCCAAAACCTTTATGATGAAAACTTTTCTGGGCCTGCTCCTTTGTTCTGTCACCGCATTAACCCCGCTGCATGCGCAGCCGGACCCAAAACCACAACCCGCACCTCTGTCGCTATGGTACGACCAGCCGGCGAAAGAATGGATGACCCAGGCATTGCCGATCGGTAATGGCTATGTGGGCGCGATGTTTTTCGGCGGAACGGAGGAGGAGCGGCTTCAATTCTCGGAAGGGAGTTTGTGGGCGGGCGGCCAGGGGGCCAACGCAGCGTATCATTTTGGCTTGAAAAAAGAAGCCTATAAACACTTGCCGAAGGTGCGCGAGCTGCTTGCCGCCGGGAAAATGAAGGAGGCGCATGCGCTGGCGAATAAGGAATTGACGGGTGTTATCCACGAAAAAAAGGAAAACATCCCTTCTTCCGATTTCGGCGCGCAGCAAACGGTAGGTGATATTTTCGTGAAAGTGCCTTCCAAAGGTCCCGTACAGAACTATCGCCGTGAGCTGAATATTTCCAATGCATTAGGTAAAGTGAGTTACGACGTGGGCGGAAGTCATTTTGAAAGGACCTATTTCGGTAATTACCCTTCCAAAGTGATGGTATACCAGTTCACTTCCTCGACGCCCGAAACCTATTCTATTCGCTTCGAAACGCCGCATGCGAAGGATTATGAACGGTTCGCGAAAAACCAATATACCTTCGGCGGGCACCTGAAAGATAACCATCAGGAGTTTGAAACCGTTTACCGTATCGACACCGACGGCAAAACGGCATTCAGTAACGGAGTGCTTACGGTTACGGACGCCAAATCCGTCGTGCTGGTGCACACCGTAGCGACGGACTACGTCATGAAGTTTCCGGATTACAAGGGTAATGATTACAAGAAGGCCAATGCCGCAACCATGGCCAAAGTGGCCGGAAAGCATTACGCCGCACTGCTCGCCGAACAACAAAAGGATTACCACAACCTTTTTGACCGCGTGGCACTGAAACTCGGCACAGCCGCACCGCCCAATGTCCCTACCGACGAACGCCAGCGGGCCTATTTTAAAGGGCAGCCGGACCATAACCTCGAAACGCTGTATTTCCAGTATGGCCGTTACCTGATGATCTCTTCGACGCGCCCGGGCACGATGCCTATGAGCCTGCAAGGCAAATGGAACGACAGCACCAACCCGCCCTGGGCGAATGATTACCACACGAATATCAATATACAAATGCTTTACTGGCCCGCCGAGGCGACCAACCTTTCGGAGTGCCATTTGCCTTTGATGGATTTCACCCGGTCCATTGTGGAGCCGGGAAGGCTGGCTGCGAAAGAGTTTTTCAATGCCAGGGGCTGGATCGTGAACACCATGCTGAACGCCTATGGTTACACTTCGCCGGGCTGGGATTTTCCCTGGGGCTTTTTTCCCGGCGGTGCGGCCTGGCTTTGTCAGCATCTGTGGGAACATTATGCGTTTACCAACGACAAAGTATTCCTGAAAAATACGGCTTACCCGGTGATGAAGGAGGCTTCGGAATTTTGGATGGATTACCTGACGGACGATGGCAAAGGCCACCTTGTTTCGTCGCCGTCGTACTCACCCGAACACGGGGGCATCTCTACCGGCGCCACTATGGACCACGAAATGGCGTGGGATGTGCTCAACAACACCGCCGAAGCGGCAGCCGTGCTGGGTATAGACGCCGATTTCGCGCAAAAGGCGCGCGTAACCCGTGACAAGATACTGCCTTTGCAGATAGGTCGCTGGAAACAGTTGCAGGAGTGGCGCGAGGATGTGGACGATTCTACCAACCACCATCGCCATGTTTCGCACTTGTATGCATTGCATCCCGGCAAGCAGATTTCCATTACCAAAACCCCAACCGAAGCCGAGGCCGCGCGTGTAAGCCTCAACGCCCGTGGCGACGATGGTACCGGCTGGTCGCTGGCCTGGAAAGTAAATTTCTGGGCGCGTTTGCAGGACGGTAACCGTGCATACAAGCTGCTGAAGAGCGTACTCCGGCCCGTCGCCGACCAGGGTACCAATATGGCTGGTGGCGGCGGTTCCTACGCTAACCTACTCTGCGCTCACCCGCCATTTCAGCTCGACGGCAACATGGGCTCTACCGCCGGTGTAGCCGAAATGCTTCTCCAATCCCAAACCGGCATGATCGAACTCCTGCCGGCGTTGCCCGATGCCTGGGCAAACGGTTCGGTCAAAGGCCTCAAAGCGCGTGGTAACGTGACTGTGGATGAGGTTTGGGAAAATGGTAAGTTAAAATCCGTGACACTGTTTTCACCTAATGCGCAGAGACGTACATTGAAATACGGAAATAAAACGATCGATGCAGAGCTGGCTGCCGGAAAGGCAAAAACATGGAATGCCGGCGATTTTGAATAATATAACAATCGAATGCCGCGCAAAAATCGCGTAGCGATGTATCGGCAGCCCCGTGCTGCATAAAATATACCTTGAAATGCCGTGAGGCATGTAACGACAATGCTCTGCTGTTACATGCCTCACGGCATTTTACAATCCGGGGTGCGCCCATTTTCCATCAATATCGCATGCCTGACGGGATTTTTAATAAACCTTTCGCATTTTTTCAATTGTCATACCTGCTTCACCCATTTCCCCGCTTCAAACGAAATCGATCTCCTCCCGCCACCGTTACCATCCCCAACCACCCCCGACACCACCTGACCATCCCCGACAACACCTGACCACCCTTGACAACCCCTGACTATGCCTGACAACACCTGACAGCTCCCTGGCCATCCCGCCGCACCGGTAAATCCCGAACCATTTTCCCTTTTGCAAACATATTCGCCGAACCCAACAACCATGGACATCGACCACGACGCTACTCCGCCCGACATGCCTGACGAAGACCGACGCCTTTTTCTGAAACAATCCGTGTTTTTCGCCGGATTTTCGATGGTGCCGGCCGATTTCCTGCAAGCGGCTTCCGCATTGGAGGACGGCCCTGTCGGCAATGCAGTGAAGGTCAGAATATCGCTCACGGTCAATGGGAAGCGCAGGCGTTTGTCCATTGATCCCCGCATGACATTACTTGATCTGCTTCGCGAAAATATGGGGCTGACAGGCACCAAAAAGGGCTGCGATTTCGGGCAATGCGGGGCTTGTACGGTGCATATCGACGGCCGGCGGGCACTGTCCTGTCTCACTTTCGCCGTCATGCAGCATGGTTCGAAGATCACGACCATCGAAGGGCTTTCCGATGGGGAGCATTTACATCCGTTGCAGGAAGCGTTCATCAAACACGACGGCTTTCAATGCGGGTATTGCACGCCGGGACAGGTGATGTCGGGCGTTATGTGTATACGGGAAGGGTGTGCGGGGTCGGCGGAGGAAGTGCGGGAATATATGAGCGGCAATTTGTGCCGCTGCGGCGCTTACCCGAATATCGTGGATGCCATTCTGGAAGTGAAAAAAGAAGGACTGAAAGTATGAGACCATTTCAATACCTGCGTCCTAAAACCGTCGCGGAAGCTATTACGATGGCCGCCGACAATCCCGGAGCGCAGTACATTGCGGGCGGTACAAACCTGGTAGAGCTTATGAAGCGCGGCATTGCTTCGCCTGCCAAGCTGATCGATATCAATCATTTACCATTAAAGAAAATAGAGCACCGCTATGACCGCCTGCGCATCGGCGCCCTGGCGCTGAACAGCGATGTAGCGCGGCACAAAGGTGTGGTAAGCCGCCAGCCGCTGCTTGCCCAGGCATTGCTGGCGGGCGCCTCGGGGCAGCTGCGCAATATGGCTACCGTGGGCGGAAACCTTTTGCAGCGAACGCGTTGCAGCTACTTCTATGACCTGGTATTGCCCTGTAACAAGCGCAAACCCGGCTCCGGCTGCGGCGCGGAAGGGGGCATTAGCCGAACACACGCCATATTTTTTGCAGGAAACGCCTTTGGAGGAATCGAAAGGCCGTCCTGCATCGCCGTACATCCGAGCGATATGTGCGTGGCGCTTACCGCCGTGGATACCGTCATTGTGGTCAACGGCCCGAACGGTGAGCGGAGGGTCCAGATGAAGGATTTCCTGCGTCTTTCGACCCAACAGCCCGAGCTGGACAGTAATCTCGGTCCCGGTGAACTGGTGACGGCCATCGAGGTACTGGACAATGCTTTTGCCCGGCATAGCCATTATCTGAAAGTGCGCGACCGTGCTTCGTACGCGTTTGCATTGGTGTCGGTAGCGGCCGCCCTGCAGATGGACGGCGGCCGTATCTGGGATGCGCGGATGGCACTCGGCGGCGTGGCGCATAAGCCATGGCGCTATTGGGCCATCGACCTGATGCTCAGAGGGCACGCACCTTCGGAGAAGCTGTTCAGGGAGGTAGCCGAGCACGAAATGCAGAGCGCAAGGGCCACGGAACAGAATGCATTCAAGATTAAACTCACGTCCAATGCGATCGTCGCGGCATTGAAAACCGCGGCAGGCATTTCCTGACTATGAAAATACAATCGTTGGATAACCCCGCGGATAATTCGCTCAGCCGCGTCGATGGAACCGCAAAAGTAACCGGCGCAGCCACCTATTCGGCCGAATATGCCGTGCCCGGGCTGGTACATGCCGTGCTGGTGACAAGCACCATTGCCAAAGGCAGCATCACGGCCATCGACTCGCGCGAGGCGGAGGCCGTACCGGGCGTGCTGGCGGTGATCAGCCACATCAACGCGATTACCGTGCCGGGCTGGCCTGAAAGAAAGCAACCGGCCGAACGTGCGCCGGTGGGTACGACCTTCCGTGTATTTTACGATCCGTTGATCTATTTCGACGGGCAACCCGTGGCTATGGTCGTCGCGGGGACGCGGGAGCAGGCAATGCAGGCGGCCGCGCTTGTGCGTGTGGCGTACCAGCAGGAAGCCCATCAAACACATTTTGAAAAAAATACCGGTAAGGCCGGCATTCCGACGAATGTCCAGCGCGCCCAAAGCTCGCCGTTCCAGGATTACGAGCGCGGCGATACGAGGGCGTGGGAGCAGGCCGAGGTCCGGATCGACGCCGGGTATACCATTCCGACCCAGCACCACCAGCCGCTCGAACCGCACGCGATCATCGCCGTTTGGGAAACGGACGAGAGGCTTACGGTATATGACAAAAACCAGGGCGTAAAATCGGCGCAGGGACAACTGGCTCAGGCATTTAAGCTGCCACGGGAAAACGTGCAGGTCGTGGCAAAATACATTGGAGGGGCGTTCGGATCGGGGATTCGTGTATGGCCCCATACGATGGCGGCCGTCATGGCGGCGAAACAGTTGAAGCGGCCGGTGAAGCTGGTGCTGGGGAGGGAGC harbors:
- a CDS encoding TetR/AcrR family transcriptional regulator C-terminal domain-containing protein; the protein is MGRKSLKEARKKEIIKVFYSLARKNGLENTSIAKIAAKMEINPSLIIHYFQTREDLVYGLVDYILDKYKLIYKVSATNAKDSRKALLEILGNIFSKKWNTLFDDGLFYGCYAMAFRDPKVRDLYKKLLDSLREMLIGHIEQCRADGVLDIDDVETAADNIFVLIDGAYFYLSLITDKEAYEQRLAKYRQQALSILHLTEASEVAG
- a CDS encoding TonB-dependent receptor, with translation MMKSVPRPYNARLPRSLQMVVIFALCCVAPAFAQTTLNVGGDGKVSGSVTDGKDLLPGVNVVIKGTRTGTITDQKGQYYLDGVSPTDVLVFSYIGYKTQEELVKGRNEIFVTMQADPGNLEEVVVIGYGTEKKVNITGAVDQISGKQFEARPVANVMQGLQGVSPGLNITYQSGTPGTVPNFNIRGFTSINGGEPLFVIDGIAAANSSDLLRLNPSDIASFSVLRDAASAAIYGARAAFGVVLITTKQGGRGKQSITYNNFFSWGQPTVLPKPVTDPYIFSRVLETSTDNTPWDYVNYSDEYYAWAKERSDNPATPDTRIDPSDPTKWAYMGSNNWYDYFFNKRSFSQNHSLAFTGSAKTANDRIVGYYISADYNREGGLNKLTDDYWNRYSSRARLDFTPLKWLKLDNNLSVYRTERAVPTADITDIYYLQPTQVASNPDGTWANTAAGRLAARLNDGGNKKQDMFGFQDILRGIVTTLNGDLQVTGSASFKREQWNTKQDVSNYRIGYGPNDIRTEGGTGGVYETNATLANNVLDLFANYTKTLGIHRINLVAGYNQESYSFTTTKAQKTVLISPSLPYLNLTSGIAQAFGADTSYATRSVFGRINYTLNERYIIEANGRYDGSSRFPKANRWGFFPSVSAAWIASSESFVKEALPFIPTLKLRASYGDLGNQNVGYYSFRQALPTGLSSYLIDGNKQTVIAGSPSLYVDPANYTWERVSTLNFGADLGVLKDRLTFGFDYYIRDTKGMLTEGEELPGVLGTTVPYQNVADLRTKGLELTIGYNDSYNVGGKPLSLGAKLILSDSRSKITRFKNDQELFTKYRKGQEIGEIWGLTNDGLFKNADEIAKLDESDIVPWGALSIVPGWPKYKDLDGDGRITQGLTQKDPKDLSIIGNTTPRYRIGFNLNADWNGFDFSAVLQGVLKGDYYPRHYLYWGPYQQPYANVYPWNLDYYRGQADSDQQRAKHSQSYIAAGLADANTDANFPVLQSWLADNNYGSGLDIAQTKYLLSAAYLRIKNVTIGYSLPSSVLQKHKIGRVRIFASGENLFEFSQLKKYFDPEVISSSSTFNTSNGFSYPFQRKFAFGVNVEF
- a CDS encoding RagB/SusD family nutrient uptake outer membrane protein, encoding MKKHILLLALLTGVTACNDDFLEKLPQTSISPEAFFNTEGDLALYVNGLLSMPDMYDTYLNDQSTDNAATTGAVEMKVVMTGSPSSQTITGGWDWSRLRNINYFLDNYNKATATPDVKAHYAGIARYYRAQFYLEKISRYSDVPWFSKTINPGDKELYKTQDPRATVMDSVMADLAFAAANVREPVPAGTPGKWAVMTQYARTALYEGTFRKYHPELNLQATANKFLETAAAVSAEIMASKKFSIYTTGKPDADYFALFGSQDLTNNPEMILFNAFDQTKDRGQNVNSAVFGDYEQAPSRDLVQTYLMKDGSRFTDIQGYQQFGFVKEFQSRDPRLAQTLVYPGWVRAGDPVPYILRLNKNFTGYHQLKGYVNSTDNAVLNSVDVPVYRYAEVLLVNAEAKAELGTLTQDDLDKTVNLLRRRVGMPDLKLAAANGSPDPVMAQKYPNVTGANRGVIFEIRRERRVEFAFENQRFNDVMRWQAGKLLTVIPEGLYFQGLGKYDLTGDGVEDIILIDKSKTIPDEKDKEKNKLGVPLVYYRAGAIGEDVTVYLKNGNAGGTMVTETAARKFEDPKYYYRPIPQKEMLLNPKLKQVFGWN
- a CDS encoding glycoside hydrolase family 95 protein, with translation MKTFLGLLLCSVTALTPLHAQPDPKPQPAPLSLWYDQPAKEWMTQALPIGNGYVGAMFFGGTEEERLQFSEGSLWAGGQGANAAYHFGLKKEAYKHLPKVRELLAAGKMKEAHALANKELTGVIHEKKENIPSSDFGAQQTVGDIFVKVPSKGPVQNYRRELNISNALGKVSYDVGGSHFERTYFGNYPSKVMVYQFTSSTPETYSIRFETPHAKDYERFAKNQYTFGGHLKDNHQEFETVYRIDTDGKTAFSNGVLTVTDAKSVVLVHTVATDYVMKFPDYKGNDYKKANAATMAKVAGKHYAALLAEQQKDYHNLFDRVALKLGTAAPPNVPTDERQRAYFKGQPDHNLETLYFQYGRYLMISSTRPGTMPMSLQGKWNDSTNPPWANDYHTNINIQMLYWPAEATNLSECHLPLMDFTRSIVEPGRLAAKEFFNARGWIVNTMLNAYGYTSPGWDFPWGFFPGGAAWLCQHLWEHYAFTNDKVFLKNTAYPVMKEASEFWMDYLTDDGKGHLVSSPSYSPEHGGISTGATMDHEMAWDVLNNTAEAAAVLGIDADFAQKARVTRDKILPLQIGRWKQLQEWREDVDDSTNHHRHVSHLYALHPGKQISITKTPTEAEAARVSLNARGDDGTGWSLAWKVNFWARLQDGNRAYKLLKSVLRPVADQGTNMAGGGGSYANLLCAHPPFQLDGNMGSTAGVAEMLLQSQTGMIELLPALPDAWANGSVKGLKARGNVTVDEVWENGKLKSVTLFSPNAQRRTLKYGNKTIDAELAAGKAKTWNAGDFE
- a CDS encoding (2Fe-2S)-binding protein, translating into MDIDHDATPPDMPDEDRRLFLKQSVFFAGFSMVPADFLQAASALEDGPVGNAVKVRISLTVNGKRRRLSIDPRMTLLDLLRENMGLTGTKKGCDFGQCGACTVHIDGRRALSCLTFAVMQHGSKITTIEGLSDGEHLHPLQEAFIKHDGFQCGYCTPGQVMSGVMCIREGCAGSAEEVREYMSGNLCRCGAYPNIVDAILEVKKEGLKV
- a CDS encoding xanthine dehydrogenase family protein subunit M; translation: MRPFQYLRPKTVAEAITMAADNPGAQYIAGGTNLVELMKRGIASPAKLIDINHLPLKKIEHRYDRLRIGALALNSDVARHKGVVSRQPLLAQALLAGASGQLRNMATVGGNLLQRTRCSYFYDLVLPCNKRKPGSGCGAEGGISRTHAIFFAGNAFGGIERPSCIAVHPSDMCVALTAVDTVIVVNGPNGERRVQMKDFLRLSTQQPELDSNLGPGELVTAIEVLDNAFARHSHYLKVRDRASYAFALVSVAAALQMDGGRIWDARMALGGVAHKPWRYWAIDLMLRGHAPSEKLFREVAEHEMQSARATEQNAFKIKLTSNAIVAALKTAAGIS